The following are from one region of the Deinococcus aerophilus genome:
- a CDS encoding DUF4127 family protein, translated as MAALPSVLLIPPDTRPHTLELPASLARMTGATVRIPPAGALPDFFTPGDTDGLRTWLLREAPGAGVLIVCLETLCLGGMIPARRVSDDLPRVLDRLTVLQDVKRLNPELQIFAFGVIVRVAHDNDPHEEKPYYGQWGRELRAYSTAFDRHARHGAAEQEALQAARAAVPEEVLSDWLGTRERNRALHLAALDLLAGGVLAHLCLTLDDTTPYGLAAFDRRMLEARADELQVWSRLDIYPGADEVPCTLLARALRPGAVRVWVNYSGLEGAGAELLYEDRPAGELVRAHLRAAGCVLAHSPAEADFVLAVNTPGTRQAHWQPDHATVDTPHRHLPAFVDGLRASLDAGQTVSLADLAYPNGAERRLWQLLQPLPLEQLAGYSAWNTAGNTLGSAIAFGKLAPLVTDRAAQTGALFARMVDDALYQAFVRSEVRERLQNPSPFDLGDQREAAEAHLRALIAPRIHALWEQHFAGQGLTLDLGQPHLAWPRLFTGVFPLSVQPDRTPAPT; from the coding sequence ATGGCCGCGCTCCCCTCCGTCCTGCTGATTCCGCCCGACACCCGTCCGCACACGCTGGAGCTGCCCGCCAGCCTGGCGCGCATGACCGGAGCCACCGTGCGGATACCGCCCGCCGGGGCGCTGCCTGACTTCTTCACACCGGGAGATACCGACGGGCTCAGGACCTGGCTGCTCAGGGAGGCACCCGGTGCTGGAGTCCTGATCGTCTGCCTGGAAACCCTGTGCCTGGGTGGGATGATTCCGGCCCGCCGCGTCTCGGATGATCTGCCGCGGGTGCTGGACCGACTGACTGTGCTGCAAGACGTGAAACGCCTGAATCCGGAATTGCAGATCTTCGCCTTCGGGGTAATCGTGCGGGTGGCCCACGACAACGATCCACACGAGGAGAAACCCTATTACGGTCAGTGGGGGCGCGAGCTGCGGGCCTACAGCACGGCGTTTGACCGCCACGCCCGGCATGGCGCCGCCGAGCAGGAGGCGCTGCAGGCGGCCCGCGCCGCCGTTCCAGAGGAGGTTCTGAGCGACTGGCTGGGCACGCGCGAACGCAACCGCGCGCTGCATCTGGCGGCGCTGGACCTGCTGGCGGGCGGCGTGCTGGCCCACCTGTGCCTGACCCTGGACGACACCACCCCGTATGGACTGGCGGCCTTTGACCGCCGGATGCTGGAAGCCCGCGCCGACGAGTTGCAGGTGTGGAGCCGCCTGGACATCTACCCCGGAGCGGACGAGGTACCGTGCACGCTGCTTGCGCGGGCACTGCGCCCCGGGGCCGTGCGGGTCTGGGTGAACTACAGTGGTCTGGAAGGTGCGGGCGCGGAGTTGCTGTACGAGGACCGGCCTGCTGGGGAGCTGGTGCGCGCCCACCTGCGGGCGGCCGGCTGCGTGCTGGCACATTCACCCGCCGAAGCGGACTTTGTCCTCGCCGTCAATACTCCCGGCACCCGGCAAGCCCACTGGCAGCCGGACCACGCCACCGTGGATACCCCGCACCGGCACCTTCCCGCCTTCGTGGACGGGCTGCGGGCCAGCCTCGACGCCGGACAGACCGTGAGTCTGGCCGACCTTGCCTATCCCAACGGAGCCGAGCGTCGGCTGTGGCAGCTGTTGCAGCCGCTGCCGCTGGAACAACTGGCGGGCTACAGTGCGTGGAACACAGCCGGCAACACCCTGGGGTCGGCCATCGCCTTCGGGAAACTTGCACCGCTGGTTACCGACCGGGCCGCCCAGACCGGAGCCCTGTTCGCACGGATGGTGGATGATGCGCTGTATCAGGCGTTTGTTCGCTCCGAAGTCCGCGAACGGTTGCAAAATCCCAGCCCCTTCGATCTGGGCGATCAGCGCGAGGCGGCCGAGGCCCACCTGCGCGCCCTCATCGCGCCGCGCATTCACGCGCTGTGGGAACAGCATTTTGCCGGACAGGGGTTAACCCTGGATCTGGGCCAGCCCCATCTCGCCTGGCCCCGGCTGTTCACCGGTGTCTTTCCCCTGTCTGTCCAGCCGGACAGGACCCCCGCCCCGACATGA
- a CDS encoding S8 family peptidase — MKNTARPLSCMALMVLALAVTSCGSVPPVTTTASVTAPAMRQLATVRVGPSVTETALLSSMPGAQILSFDREGGYAVVSLPAAQQNLQAAGLVSGRLQALDATLVTLEPDLDVAVQSDDEAESMGITTWAGGITTWAGGITTWAGGLSFLAGTNLNGALSYLSQLGIPEAHKLVPELGKGVKVAVLDTGVDLNHALIKSRLDTVSDWDYIGNDAVPQEEQAASGTSSKYGHGTGVAGVILQVAPNATLMTYRVLRPDGSGPLSYVVQAIDRAVTNGAQIINLSLGITTNSSALNTVIARAVEKGVLVVNSSGNTGTAGMVYPGQNVGSTMFPKGSGLIAVGSVGTTLKKSKFSSYAKNMSLTSFGENVLTAFPGTRIVSASGTSFAAPAVSGALALALSTGRAQPTTLSTDLLNSTTPNLDPTYNGGLGTGTLNVYNLVRNYR, encoded by the coding sequence ATGAAGAACACAGCACGCCCACTTTCCTGCATGGCCCTGATGGTCCTGGCACTGGCGGTGACCTCCTGCGGCTCGGTGCCGCCCGTGACCACCACCGCCTCGGTCACTGCCCCCGCAATGCGGCAGCTGGCGACCGTCCGGGTCGGCCCATCCGTGACCGAGACGGCGCTGCTGTCCAGCATGCCGGGCGCCCAGATCCTCAGCTTTGATCGCGAGGGCGGGTACGCGGTGGTCTCCCTGCCCGCAGCGCAGCAGAACCTGCAGGCCGCGGGCCTGGTGTCGGGTCGCCTGCAGGCCCTCGACGCCACACTGGTAACGCTGGAACCCGATCTGGACGTGGCGGTACAGTCTGATGACGAGGCCGAGTCTATGGGAATCACCACCTGGGCCGGTGGAATCACCACCTGGGCCGGTGGAATCACCACCTGGGCCGGTGGTCTGTCCTTCCTCGCAGGCACAAACCTGAACGGCGCGCTGAGCTACCTGAGCCAGCTGGGTATTCCCGAGGCCCACAAACTGGTGCCCGAACTGGGCAAAGGCGTCAAGGTCGCCGTGCTGGATACCGGAGTCGATCTGAACCACGCCCTGATCAAGAGCCGGCTGGATACCGTCAGCGACTGGGATTACATCGGCAATGACGCCGTTCCCCAGGAAGAACAGGCGGCTTCCGGCACGTCCAGCAAGTATGGGCACGGCACCGGGGTGGCGGGCGTGATTCTCCAGGTGGCCCCCAATGCCACCCTCATGACCTACCGCGTCCTGCGGCCCGATGGCAGCGGACCCCTGTCATACGTTGTCCAGGCGATAGACCGTGCAGTCACCAACGGCGCACAGATCATCAACCTGTCGCTGGGCATCACCACCAACTCAAGCGCACTGAATACCGTGATCGCCCGGGCGGTCGAGAAAGGCGTGCTGGTAGTCAACTCCAGTGGCAACACGGGCACAGCCGGCATGGTTTACCCCGGACAGAATGTGGGCAGCACCATGTTTCCCAAAGGCAGTGGCCTGATCGCCGTGGGCAGCGTCGGCACGACGCTCAAGAAATCCAAGTTCAGCAGTTACGCCAAGAACATGTCCCTGACCTCGTTTGGCGAAAATGTGCTCACCGCTTTCCCGGGTACGCGCATCGTCTCCGCCTCGGGCACGTCCTTCGCGGCTCCTGCCGTCAGCGGCGCACTGGCACTGGCGCTCTCCACAGGCCGGGCACAGCCGACCACCCTGAGCACCGACCTGCTGAACAGCACCACCCCGAATCTGGACCCCACCTACAATGGGGGGCTGGGAACAGGAACACTGAACGTCTACAACCTCGTCAGGAACTACCGCTAG